Below is a genomic region from Kryptolebias marmoratus isolate JLee-2015 linkage group LG12, ASM164957v2, whole genome shotgun sequence.
TTGGACAGGAGTGAAAATCCACTCCTGTGTCACCCTCTAatgaggagtgggacaaaattcctGTTGACCAGTTCAGAAGGCTtagagagttacagaaatcacttgattgTAATGATTGTCACTacaggttgtgcaacaaaatattaagttaaatgTACCATCATTTTAGTCAGgaccagttttattagtttgttttttaaaataattctgttgaaccaaaattcccAAGCATTACTGATTTTCATCAATTgatttttagtcttttctttctttctttctttttattatgtttgtcagtttcaagttctTTCAATGGCCTTTCATGgtttctctttctttaccaaagggtacaaacaaattgaTTGCacttaatttctgtttttttttactgaccaCCTTCTGGATGGAGATGGCTAACAGGACAGATGAACCATATGGGCTGTTTCTATGTATGCTAATAAATCCATCTGAActtgtttttccatttctgtcaaTATGCTGAAAGAAGGAACATAATTTGACAACCTTTCTTTTTCCGAAGCCTTGTCTTTAACTTCACAGTACAGTAGGATGGTTTGTGTTGGCTGTCATCTGCATGTTAAGATAAACGTGTTggtgatttattaaaacatatcCAAGTTCCTCAGTTATGTGTTCTTCTGTCTTTAGTCTCCACCCAGAGAAGGAAGCCAGGGTGAGCTGACACCAGCCAACAGCCAGACCAGGATGAGTACCAAtatgtgaggaggaggaggatcgcTTTTCATCAGCCACCATTACTCTCATTCTTTTTCACTTAAAACCTGAACCCCAAGTTTCTGAAACCATCTGTTGAGCTGTTTATGTTGGGAAGAAAAACTTGTTAGTCATTTATAAAGATcagtgtgtttaaataaaactgagcacttgagttgtaaaataaaaaaaacactttaattctGGATAGACCTCATTATCAGAaacgttttaaaataaacaataaacaccttccaaaaatacaatttgtgatttttgttgtattatttactgccatgaaaggcaggcaattaTGTATTCACCtacatgtgtgtctgttagcaaaatatcaaatggagcactggacaaattttaatgaaactgacaTGAAGAATTTGACAGATggacattcagtgattactttctagtgctgtaaacaaaaatagcaataaaatatttgtagtATTTTTAAGTCAATTTTCTTGGCTTTTAACGTTTTATGAAGTGTTGATTAGATCTTATCCCATTTTACTTTTCTCTTGTATAGACTGTATAGTTTTATCTGATCTGTCTCTTACTGTCTTGTCTGAGtcgtgttttattgttgactctctacagcactttggtccCCTGTGGTGTTTTAAattgctttacaaataaaggcAGATTGGATtggaataattaaaaaaaaaaatgaaaagataaaaacaaagttaaatcattcaataaaaacatgaaaatagtATTGGTAAtgcattagctaacacaaaatgGATATAacacagatgttgagctaaaatttgatggagtagctgggagtcattcacaatgcaCTGAATGTGACATCTTACATCATCACATTAGATTGcccataaagttattttcaaggtttgattaaaacagcgacagttgtcatttttcaacataagatgagctTTGTCTAAAACTAGTATGAagggtggcgggcgatatgcattcattcaaggaatgctaggtctttaattgaCTGTTTTGTGCTAATTTCTAAGTCCATTAAATCAAGTACTTGGGCCCCCAAAATGGCAACTCATTTGAcgtaaaaataatttctttttaaaaaggtccTCCACACCACCTCAAAAATTAAGCATTCTGTTGTCACCAACAAATATTGTCAATAAAACCCCTCCTGTTCGATTCTCTTCAATTGATTTACATTTGAAAATCTTTGTTACTCACTAGGAGAGCATCCCTTTAGTTAGAAAGAAAGGATGTGTTAAATGTAGGTGTCAGAGGAAGTCCAggcactttgtttaaaaaatattgggggggggggtattaaATTTCAATATTACTTTGATTTTAATGAGTTTCTGATCTGATATAATTAATATATACTCAGCACAAACACGTGCTCTCATCATCTCCCCAACtagaacatttccaggcctgaAGGTGAACcctacaaccttcttgctgtgaggcgacagctctaatcACTGCTCTACTGCACCACCCTTAAATGGAAACTTAATGAAAAGCAAATTAACAAAGATGTTTAAATCTCCCAAATCTACAGCAAAATGCAAAAtcattttgataaataaattctCCACGTCCCCTCTTAGCTTTAACTCTTGGTACAACACAATTAGCAGTTCCTCTATTTAGCTGTTTCGTTCAAGTCCTCCCAGACAGCATGGAAGGAGAGGAACCCCCAGCATCGCTAAAAGAGAAACTAATTAATTATCTTAAATCATAACAAACCATAAATAATGAAGTGTTGAAAATGCAAGTGAACTAAATGTGCACacttacaaataaaactaatgcaTTTAAACACTCAGTAAACTTAACTATGAAATCATGTAATATTGTGCAAATacaaaaagtgttaaatgtacAAAACTAAGTCATGTGAAGGGACATGAGGGTTACCAACATTTACGGTGTGTGGCCATCACAGGTCTAAAATCACACTCCtcatttaaaccttttgagGACAAAGCATTCAGTGTTAAAGACCTGGGAAAAGTTTCAGATGTAGAGGATACAAAGACACTTTGACTACGGAAGGCCTCAGACAGATTTATTGAAGTTTCTCAAACTGAACGTCTCATCTGTCAGATCAGATCTTCCTCCTGTGACACAGTCATATTTCATTAGCACTATCCCTTCTGGTAATTATTTAATTGATGTTTTCATcaatattattttacatataaaacTCACACTTTCAATCATCTTTTTATAAGAAAAAGATACAATAATAAAGGTATCATGTCTTGCTCTGCCTCTAAAGCTTGAAGTGTCCCTGTTTCCTGATGATATACGTTGGTCAAAATACTCAATCACTACAGATTTGAAATACTGAACATTGCAGTGCTATTAGAAATAATGTTACATCTAGTCCAGTGGCATCTCCTTGTTAAAATGATCCAACCTCTTTACTCCTTAAATGTGAACTCTTTTGGATACATACACTTTATCCCCATAATAAGTAGTTTGATATTTGACTCTTCTTTTGACTGTTTGTCTATGTAATGTCTCTTATGCTTTATAAATAGATTTGATCTCTCAATAccttttttccagcttttccaGGGATTGTAATGTTTCTTATTCTTCTCATCTTACCTCTTTAAATTATCATCTGATCTTTACTCTTTAACCCATGTCTGACAAATTTTTGATTATGCGACACATTATATTATGTCTTGCATACTTTTGTAttcatttaatatttgatgATGATGGTATATAATTATACAACCCTTGGCAAAAATTATGGAAATACCACTCTTCAATGTCGTCCTTTCAATTGTTTAGAGCTTTAAAGTTTGTTACTCTGATGATAGGGCAATGGCCCAAATTGTCATGACAGAATAAACAGTGCATTGGGAGTTCTGTTCATGTTTGGATCTTCTCATCGTTCTTTAACCTATAGTCTATAGTCTATTTTTGAGCGAGCGTTGACTTCATTGGACTTTTGTATGTGTGcgttttactgttattttaccATGGTGACAGACTCAGAGTTTCAGTTAGTTTCAATTACAGATGTGGATAAACTTGTTCATATAGTTTTAAGAATGTATAAAAACTTactaaaataacttcaaaatgatggcagtaagaaaaaaatactgaaaattaggaaatgaaaatcagtcactgCTTCTGAATTTTGGTTCATtgaattatttagaaaaaaacaaactaataaaactggcaaaaaacaTGGTACCCCtaacttaatattttattgttcaaCCTTTCAAGACAATCACTCTAATTAAGTGATTTCTGCCCCTctccacaggtattttgtcccactcctgAACacactgctccatctgtctcaggtttgaaggattgcttctccagatgtttcagctccttccacagatgttcaacaggatttagattaGGGCTCAGACAGCTACTTCAGAATGgtccagtgtttggttctgagccattcttggtgtttgtagctgtgttttgggtcattatcctgttggaggacccatgagctgcagctgagaccaagctttctaaCTCTGAGCAGAACGTTCAGCTCCAGAAAGCTTTGATAgttttgagatttcattggaccctgaacagattcaggacccctGTGTCAGacgcagcaaagcagccccagaacagaactgagCCTCCTCCCTGTTTCACTAAaggtacagggttcttttctttgaatttcATTGTTGGCTCTGTGATTatagagctgatgggacttttTGCCAAAAAGCtttagttttgtctcatctgtctaaaggatattctcccagaagctttgagGCTTCTCAAGATTCATTTTGGTAAATTccagttttactttttcaaaatttgGTGTCCTCCTCATTAATCTTTCATTAAATCCACTTTGGCTCAAATAGATGGATAGTGCCATCTGACACAGATTAATCTTAACCTTGGAGTTCAACTCTAAtctctttggttttctttcataTTATCAATTTCTTCAAAGAGGAAAGAACCATTTCCAATCTGTCAATTTTCCTCTTGTGATAACATCCAGGCAGGTTGTCTTCAGCCCTTTGCACCTTAAACTTATGAATAATCTGTGCAACTGTATtcacaggaacatcaagctgcttggagatggtctttaCCTTCAACATGCTGCTCAGTCAGTGAGATTAGTCTCTCAGGAGTTTAGAAAGAAACCATCTGGAACATCCTTTTGTTGTCAAAAGTTTATAGAAGCAGCAATATGCTGATTTTGGAAGCTTTTATttggagggggagaaaaaaatggaatttaatagtaatcttttctttgtaaaattttatttttcagtaaaaacaactgAGCATGCATCAAGACAAAATCCCAGTCTTCAGCTCATTTAAGCAAGAGGAAAGTAGGATGGTAAACAATAGATTTCATTatataacattaaaacaaatggaaTCATTGTGTGTAAAACCAAAGTAAGAcagtaaaaatgcatttaactaCTGACTGTGAGACCCACTTagaaaaagcaaagcaacaGCAGTTTTATCTTAAACACCAACTCCCTCAGCCATGGAACACCTACAAATATGGAACAAAGTACATACATATGGAAATTTTtactaaaacttttttaaaagttctatcaaaaaatgaaatcaactttatagtttgttttaaacaatgaatATTTTGGGAACAAATAAGGCTAGAAGCAGGAAGACCTTCCACTTCATCATTCCTTTGTTTGACAGTGGCACCTCACCTCTGAAGCATATCCTCACTTGAGGTTCATTCATGCTTTTAAACATCTTATACTTAACTGCCAGTGTCTTTGAGGGCTTAAAGTTACTAATCCATTAAAGTTACATTTCATGTTTCCAAAGAGTGGAGGATCTAGCTGGTTTCATTCACGCAGCCGTGGCACCAGCTCTACCACAAGTCCAGGTTTTCGGTATTAGAAAAGCCTGGATCTTTGCGAATCTTCCAGTAGGTTCCATTATACAGCCACACCTCTCTGCCAGCTTCATCCagagcttttctgttttaaaaaagaaagggaaattTATCACAACTAAATCATCTGAACTACAAAGTATTCCAGCATTTTGGGGAATATGGCTATTTACTACCTTGCAGAGTTTTGGAAATGACCAACTGCATGCATTAAACTGACAACTAGCAGCAGGTGATTATTACCTGCCgccaaaaggtgaaagggcaagtgtttttgcccgtgtctgttagcaaaaatgtacatctacaaccaaataatttttagagtcaagctaaatcaagatggctgccaaaggtATTTTACCTTGGCACAAAAATGGCAGacatttacagacattgagctaaaacagtcatttacaactcatactctgagcgccAACCGATCATGTATAACATTCTTTTCATGACATTCACCAACAGCTAGACCACTGCCATTTCACAACATACAATGATTTTAGGCATGAAAGGCTgtgggcaatatgtattccttcaaggaacactaggcctttaatattgtATAACAAATAAATGTAGTGTTAGTAATTAAGAAAAATGATGATGAAAATGTATTACAAGTCCTACACCCACTGACAGAAGCTAGCACCTTTAGGCAGTGGCTGTACTAGTATAAATGACTGAGGCTGCTGACCAAACATTATTAATATAAGGAGACCTCAGAGtggaacctggaagttgaagccaaagcAGGACCAGCTTTATTGTGGGCTGGTCCCAGTACATGTTTTAAGTCTCGCCTCCTCCATGTAAATAAACAGGACATTGCTCTtgttacaagaaaaacaaaagaaaaaaataactctgtgtttttcaggtgttgactcttgcTGAATTACATCTTGCTGTATGttcaagtatttatttttctaatgcatttatctttaatcCTTAACATGAAAATGCATAAAAGACTTGAGACTATAACAGAGCTTCACTTTCCAGCAGGACAACCTGAAACATCCAGCTAGAGCTACGATGGAATGGATCAGATCAAAACATAATCATGTGTGAGAATGTCCCATTCAaggtgtgaatactttttcagGACACTGTAAATGGGAAGATTATACAAAAGAATTTCCAAGGTCTTAAATATCTAAAAGTAATTAAACTGTACTTAATAAGGGATTCACAGAATATatctaatatatattttacctgAAGAAACGAGGGATGTGCTCCTCCCCTTTCTTGGCCATCTCTTTCCTCCGTTCTCTCTGCTTTTCCTCCACTTCATCCTTCCTTTTATCTGCCTCTGCCACTTTCCCTGCTTCTAGGAgcctgatggaggaggaggaggaggacgaggaggggATGTGGGCAGGAGTGTTCAGAATTAGATTAGAGCTGAGCTCAGAAAGACACTGTAGTActactacaaaataaaaaagtataaataccTCTGGTCAGGTCTGAATCGTGTGTCTGTAGGTGGGAGGACACCCATCAGATCTGGGGTCAGTTCATTTAGTTCTCTGGCGTAACGTGAGAAACCATAGTATTGTGCGTAGTCATCAGGCTGCACATCTGAACAGAAATTACATTCATCTGaagactgattgattgattgatggatGATGGACTAAAATCCTAAACAGGCCATTTCATTCTGAGGTTTTAAACTATAACGTTTAGtttctaaaaaactaaaaattccaACCAGTGTAAATATTTTTAGCTGTACAAGTGAGGTCTTTTTAGCACTCAGATTGAAATTTGAGCGCCTTACTAGGCTTCCAGATGCACTTTGGTGTTGGCAGAGTGTCACAGAAGATGCCTTCATGCCAGAGACCTCCAAACCGATGAACCGCCTCTCCGGCCCGGTTCAGGACCACACCCTGAACCTCATTCTTACTGTTGTCTGAGGTCCAGTAACGAGACTGTAAAATGGAGATTGGATAATGAAGGACAATTCACCTAGACATCTGAACAAGTGGTAACAGATGGGAGGACAAATCAGGAAGAAATTATCATGTCTTCACCTTGACGAACGTAATCTTGCAGGTGCACTCGTCGCTCTTTGTGTTCTTTATGACAACCTCGCCATAATGCTCCAGCCACCGCTGCTGACTCAGCACATTGTGGATACAGGTCACTGCCTTGTTCCATTCATAGTGATCACCATACCTGCATACACATACAATGTTGCATTacttacaaaaaagaaaatggtatctttttacagattttgatgatTCAATCTATGCACTAAATGCTAGGTCaatgtaaaactaaatatttacatatgAAATTAAAGATACACATATTGGAGCATAAACAACATGATCCTCAACAGACCACATCACAGATTTAATGATGTATGAATACTGTAGACCTGGCTAGAGATTTGAACTGCAGAGATTTAAATAATGGAATTAATGGACAATGACTTTGCTTCACCTATGAGAGCATAAAAGGCCCTAACATGCACAGTCTGATAATAGTCAAACTGCAGCTTAGTTTCCAAACAGTACTGTATATGTCATGGGAAAAAACTTTGGTGAAGTGGTAGGGAGGTTGCCTACCAACTGAAGGATGGAgcattatataaataataaaaaaaaagtcaccccAAGGTCATACCATGTAATACTCAGAgttcttgtttcatttatttttttaaattattttttgtcatttgtctaTCTCAGAGTCTACAGGCCTCAGGTATCAGGTTAAAATGTTAAAGGTCATAaaaggacaattagaaaaatattGAACTACTATGTCTTGTTTGGTAGGGTTGTaggagaaagcctcttctctccaACAAGAACattgcagctttgttttgtaaagttgcCTCTAAATGAATCACAAGTCTGGTCTCATTTGTTCAAAGGATGTTGTTTTACTAAAGTAGAAATGTTTACTTATAACAGTAGCACATTTGGAGAACACcaaacagcatatcagcacaaacacctcagaCTATTTGTCAAGCACAGTGGTgaagggctgatggtttgggctccttgcagttaTTCAgtcaaccatgaactcctctgtagaccaaaggactctAGAGtaaaatgtgagaccatctgtctgacagattGGACAAAACTGGGTCAAGATggaacaggacaatgatcccaaacacagcagctaatctacaacagaatggcttaAAATGAAAAGAGTAAAGGTCCAGTCAATATGCTCAATCTGTTTGAAATGCTATTGTGAGAGTTGTACAGGAGCAGGTGTCTGCAAACCTAATGCAATGTTGGTAAAACGGCTGGGACAAAATCTTTCTACAACCATGTGAAAGACTGCTAAGGTCACACAGAAAACCATTCTTAAGTGCTATTGCTGCTACAGAAGGatctacaagctgctgaattGTGGGGTGGACTTCTACACACATTTTctattttggctttgtttttgtttatcaaaaCAAAGGAATCAGTTGGTGGAATCAGTTTTTGTACATGTGAGATTAGATTAGAATAGTTTTAGAACCTGTTATACATACATAAAACCCCTAGAACCCCCCNCATGATATAATTTGCATTTGAATAATACTGTTGTTAAAACTCAGCATTAGCTTTGACTTTTTGACTTGACTGATATGATTAAAACTAACAATGACTCACTTGGGGAGGGTAACATTGACCAGTCCTGAAGAAATTATTTCCACAGACTTTCCCCAAAACTTGTTCTTCCATCTCTGATctaaaagcagacaaaacatGTAGGTTATGTTCCCCAAACTCACATCTCAGAAGACTAGGCCATGAGAAGGAAATGCAAAACTCCTACCTTGCCAGAAAGTGAAATTTTCTGACTCTGCATGACAGGCAGAGATGGGTGGATGATGGCTGACCTGAAACATACAATATAGCATTGCAGTCTTTTCTACAGCACATAAGGAGTGTCCTTCACAAATACTTACCTGTTCACTGATATAATGAaatcctctgtcctctctgtagTTTTCATACGTTTCGCCAAGAACAGGGTTGAAGGGTTTGTAGCGATTTCTCCAGGTGGCCCAGGCATAACCAGAGATGGAGAATGCTGCCACATAAACCTACAAACATTCATACTTCTTGTCAATGATAAATAGACCTTATACGCCATGTACTTTAGTCTTATCCCCAGCTGTTTAGGAATCAAAGTAATCAAAACTCACCATTCTCTCATATGGATCATCAGTGCGATTGGCGATGTCCAGCAGCTCTGGGTACTCCAGCTCTTCACTAAGTCTCTGAAGCAAAGAAAGTGGCTCATTGAGAGCAACTGGCATTGAGACTCTAGACAGGTCTTTCCCAATGTTATTGTACAAGATGGTCATGATTCCAATGTGGCTGTTGTCTGATCCTGAGGCGGGAAGAGTAGTCCGGCGGCCTGGATTACAGCAACACAGAAATGCTAAAATGTTATAAgaactttctttaaaagaaaacacacaaaaagtgaTGGCTGaccaaaaaaatctgtaaatattgtCCACAATTCACATTCATACACTTTATTCACAAGTTAAAAGGTCTAGCAACATATTGTTGGATCTGTACACAGCTTACATCACCATGATGTGTTACCAAGACAATATGTTACCTGTATCTTTGCGCACCAGGTTTGGTTTGTCAGTTGCACTGTTCAGGCTTGCTCTGTAGCTCAGAGTAGTAgatgctacaaaaaaaaaaaaaaaatatatatatatatatatatatatatatatatgacctGTTCTGTTATGTTCTCTGAGAAAGAACCAGAACTATTCAAGCTGGTTCTGACAATTTGTAAATACTTACAATGGCCTTCTTCAGGTTCTGAGTTGCTCGTGGTTGTAACGTCACTCAGGCCTGACTCATCTGAAGCTTCAGCTTCTGATGAGGTCTCACACATGATCACCTCACTGGCATCAAAATACTCTGCCATGGACTCAGCCACTGAGGGAGCACGATGACTGTGACGGCCCATAGATGGCGTCCTCTGTAAGGAAGCACGGCTAAAAGATATTAggaatttttcttttaaactacatttctaccattcaaaacacaaacaaacggatttttatgttgtaaatggGGAGATGGAGAAAGAAGatacatgcatacacacaaGGTACATAGagtatctgtctgtgtgtgtgtgtgtgtatatatatatatatatatatatatatatatatacacacatatagaTTATGTACTGTACATATGTATAGaccacacatacagtatatatagaCTATATACATTTGCACTATGCATATACTGTACAAGAGAGGTGCAGTCGATTGCTGGTCAGTGTTGCAGTCTCGTaattctgaggctgcaggttagagcccaggttgcatcaggaagggcatcaaGCAAAAAATCTTTTGCCAAATCTTCTGTGCGAGTTcactcactgtggcaacccctgcaggagcagctgaaggacgGAAACTGATATGCAAATACTGTACGTTCAGTATACGTAGACTACACATGTACTGCACATATGTATATACTGTACATAAATCTAGATTATAAACATGTGTTGAGTTCATGTTTGTAGACCGTAAATTTTTGATCGCAAGTGTCAGCTTTTCTGAAACTATTTTAGGATGCTGCTCTGTGAGGACTGAAAGGAGAACTGTAGGAACTGAAAGTGACTTACCTCATTAAACACCTATAAACAATCTGTCATTAATTTGTATTAACTTTTTTTGGGGCCAAAATACGCCATGctatcaaaatatctcaaggGAAGATGGGAAAAATTGTGATAACTTTAcaggaacatttttattatgttttcaaaacatttggcaCAATGCAGTACACACCTGGTCTGGACGGACAGTGCAGAAGGATTCTTCAGAAGAGTCAGAGGACAGGGAAAGTGAGTGGACTTTGGTGTGATGGGACTGGATGTCAAGCTacatgtgcacagacagacatggaCATGCAGCCAAGCACAGACCAGACCATGCAGGAAAGAtgcagaagaaacagaagataCAACAAAATGAATGGAATGCCAGCCTTCAGAGCATTTTGTGTTAATGAGACAGTCAGTTATTCCACACAGTGACAGAGAACCTGCTTCCTAATAAGTTTGTCCATGTATTTTTTGTCCATCCTAAAATCAGTTTCTGACTGAGTTAGATTGCATACAACTTGACATAATTTGGActtgttgcttttcttgttACTCCAGCTGCACCTAAGAGTATCGGACAGAGTACCTTgaacaacacatttttctgccttttgtttgtAACTGTAAGACAGTAATTTTATTGTAACTAAAAGCTTTTGTAACactgtt
It encodes:
- the LOC108245362 gene encoding oxysterol-binding protein-related protein 7 isoform X5, encoding MQNYPHHIVPMDPQVCPPPLNSSQSVISYLDKSPVSTFKPSHSRNNSTGSSKQSRQSRDWEVMNDSCSGPGSSVDLSIPGICEGYLMKRRKYPLKGWHKRYFLLERGILKYSKTQQDIQRGKLHGSLDVSMAVMSVNKKSKRIDLDAGDNLYHLKAKSSDIFYIWLTKLCAHRVFRKNEAMSVHRGVLHALSLGQSTLPAMSSLNQQNSTLPQYASSASVYHPENISTTHATSYPGVSNKVSAWLQQTHDIDATTNDLTRSQAELTELAQLIQRLHWLEGGLPVTNTDLEMRISMQNLSLEKPKKKSGKVLGHSRTLSRVEAMGGMFTSSHLSTNSLATSVQSIPDYVYTQLSNPQATSPETKKLHQDICSLSRQIHASLKSIHEVLTLESERLRQAWVGPDLRQNTSQQFTTLCTTLSELDIQSHHTKVHSLSLSSDSSEESFCTVRPDQRTPSMGRHSHRAPSVAESMAEYFDASEVIMCETSSEAEASDESGLSDVTTTSNSEPEEGHSSTTLSYRASLNSATDKPNLVRKDTGRRTTLPASGSDNSHIGIMTILYNNIGKDLSRVSMPVALNEPLSLLQRLSEELEYPELLDIANRTDDPYERMVYVAAFSISGYAWATWRNRYKPFNPVLGETYENYREDRGFHYISEQVSHHPPISACHAESENFTFWQDQRWKNKFWGKSVEIISSGLVNVTLPKYGDHYEWNKAVTCIHNVLSQQRWLEHYGEVVIKNTKSDECTCKITFVKSRYWTSDNSKNEVQGVVLNRAGEAVHRFGGLWHEGIFCDTLPTPKCIWKPNVQPDDYAQYYGFSRYARELNELTPDLMGVLPPTDTRFRPDQRLLEAGKVAEADKRKDEVEEKQRERRKEMAKKGEEHIPRFFRKALDEAGREVWLYNGTYWKIRKDPGFSNTENLDLW
- the LOC108245362 gene encoding oxysterol-binding protein-related protein 7 isoform X1 produces the protein MQNYPHHIVPMDPQVCPPPLNSSQSVISYLDKSPVSTFKPSHSRNNSTGSSKQSRQVRNPTSQSRDWEVMNDSCSGPGSSVDLSIPGICEGYLMKRRKYPLKGWHKRYFLLERGILKYSKTQQDIQRGKLHGSLDVSMAVMSVNKKSKRIDLDAGDNLYHLKAKSSDIFYIWLTKLCAHRVFRKNEAMSVHRGVLHALSLGQSTLPAMSSLNQQNSTLPQYASSASVYHPENISTTHATSYPGVSNKVSAWLQQTHDIDATTNDLTRSQAELTELAQLIQRLHWLEGGLPVTNTDLEMRISMQANKDPDESQEEGVGGSHKLEVNPAGLLNQTNLSLEKPKKKSGKVLGHSRTLSRVEAMGGMFTSSHLSTNSLATSVQSIPDYVYTQLSNPQATSPETKKLHQDICSLSRQIHASLKSIHEVLTLESERLRQAWVGPDLRQNTSQQFTTLCTTLSELDIQSHHTKVHSLSLSSDSSEESFCTVRPDQRTPSMGRHSHRAPSVAESMAEYFDASEVIMCETSSEAEASDESGLSDVTTTSNSEPEEGHSSTTLSYRASLNSATDKPNLVRKDTGRRTTLPASGSDNSHIGIMTILYNNIGKDLSRVSMPVALNEPLSLLQRLSEELEYPELLDIANRTDDPYERMVYVAAFSISGYAWATWRNRYKPFNPVLGETYENYREDRGFHYISEQVSHHPPISACHAESENFTFWQDQRWKNKFWGKSVEIISSGLVNVTLPKYGDHYEWNKAVTCIHNVLSQQRWLEHYGEVVIKNTKSDECTCKITFVKSRYWTSDNSKNEVQGVVLNRAGEAVHRFGGLWHEGIFCDTLPTPKCIWKPNVQPDDYAQYYGFSRYARELNELTPDLMGVLPPTDTRFRPDQRLLEAGKVAEADKRKDEVEEKQRERRKEMAKKGEEHIPRFFRKALDEAGREVWLYNGTYWKIRKDPGFSNTENLDLW
- the LOC108245362 gene encoding oxysterol-binding protein-related protein 7 isoform X2 gives rise to the protein MQNYPHHIVPMDPQVCPPPLNSSQSVISYLDKSPVSTFKPSHSRNNSTGSSKQSRQSRDWEVMNDSCSGPGSSVDLSIPGICEGYLMKRRKYPLKGWHKRYFLLERGILKYSKTQQDIQRGKLHGSLDVSMAVMSVNKKSKRIDLDAGDNLYHLKAKSSDIFYIWLTKLCAHRVFRKNEAMSVHRGVLHALSLGQSTLPAMSSLNQQNSTLPQYASSASVYHPENISTTHATSYPGVSNKVSAWLQQTHDIDATTNDLTRSQAELTELAQLIQRLHWLEGGLPVTNTDLEMRISMQANKDPDESQEEGVGGSHKLEVNPAGLLNQTNLSLEKPKKKSGKVLGHSRTLSRVEAMGGMFTSSHLSTNSLATSVQSIPDYVYTQLSNPQATSPETKKLHQDICSLSRQIHASLKSIHEVLTLESERLRQAWVGPDLRQNTSQQFTTLCTTLSELDIQSHHTKVHSLSLSSDSSEESFCTVRPDQRTPSMGRHSHRAPSVAESMAEYFDASEVIMCETSSEAEASDESGLSDVTTTSNSEPEEGHSSTTLSYRASLNSATDKPNLVRKDTGRRTTLPASGSDNSHIGIMTILYNNIGKDLSRVSMPVALNEPLSLLQRLSEELEYPELLDIANRTDDPYERMVYVAAFSISGYAWATWRNRYKPFNPVLGETYENYREDRGFHYISEQVSHHPPISACHAESENFTFWQDQRWKNKFWGKSVEIISSGLVNVTLPKYGDHYEWNKAVTCIHNVLSQQRWLEHYGEVVIKNTKSDECTCKITFVKSRYWTSDNSKNEVQGVVLNRAGEAVHRFGGLWHEGIFCDTLPTPKCIWKPNVQPDDYAQYYGFSRYARELNELTPDLMGVLPPTDTRFRPDQRLLEAGKVAEADKRKDEVEEKQRERRKEMAKKGEEHIPRFFRKALDEAGREVWLYNGTYWKIRKDPGFSNTENLDLW